Proteins co-encoded in one Campylobacter jejuni genomic window:
- a CDS encoding type II toxin-antitoxin system RelE/ParE family toxin, whose translation MKIVESDKFKKELNNILAFIAKDSVSAKNYFSKSLKDAILCIDNMPYKFRKSTLFNDENIRDFIFKKYVIPYYIDLKNDKILLITIYKNNLVK comes from the coding sequence ATGAAAATTGTGGAAAGTGATAAATTTAAAAAAGAACTTAATAATATTTTAGCCTTTATTGCTAAAGATAGTGTGAGTGCAAAAAATTATTTTTCAAAATCTTTAAAAGATGCTATTTTGTGTATTGACAATATGCCTTATAAATTTCGAAAATCTACTCTTTTTAATGATGAAAACATAAGAGATTTTATCTTTAAGAAATATGTCATTCCATATTATATAGATTTAAAAAACGATAAAATACTTTTAATTACGATTTACAAAAATAACCTTGTCAAATAA